The following proteins come from a genomic window of Vigna radiata var. radiata cultivar VC1973A unplaced genomic scaffold, Vradiata_ver6 scaffold_161, whole genome shotgun sequence:
- the LOC106779808 gene encoding protein SCAR1 isoform X3 translates to MPLVRLQVRNEFSLGQPELYREASREDPKAVLDGVAVAGLVGILRQLGDLADFAAEVFHGLQEQVLTTASRSHRLMVRVQNIEASLPALEKAVLAQTSHIHLAYTAGCEWHQRIKPAQNHFIYNDLPHFIMDSYEECREPPRVHLLDKFDTGGPGSCFRRYSDPTFFKRISADSDESYIEKTEKARKSHKSKKKRSGRNGEILRGEQRHSTSGRMQSVSSAINGRTSSSQTASTIDMRTKSDLEHYSNSFDSKSGAGYIECVFHPSDSVRSDVPDYKEPSSSRLTQKTDTLPSVSSHIEDRISHDLLEKRVASTTSGVTWDEKEEIVESKSQASDIDKTPEERHVEKHDSDMIVNEDVTMTNIDHNHILFNEESNPKLVSNRVQTGDIDSEPDNYEDALNTIESESENDIDYITKREVQQFTSNGTHGNTESPPNLLHNNVSDVISQTEYTVPTNDETVKDFAESLKENHVLDLVSKPNASNLVSVSPSDFLDSENLTRDAASVNKEAFRDLPESLQDTLLTSEPHASNSAPVSPSDVSYGEEMTRDPVSFNIEMFGNLSDSLQEILPLTSESNASDLGLESPSDVLYSEEITGDIVCFNKETFRNSPELQEITPLTSEPHSSNLGSGNPSDFTCNEETTRDTVSVNKEMFSNLPDSVEEVPLCTSGPHAPNLSSVTPSDVSVSKEIANTITESHPSKTPTREQVPHTDGNSVLDHSVCTDNYIGPTSVNDAVSAPIETNVSFFGSNSTTLPDEEAGKINSNKYEETRKESLADHSVRFWTNGGLLGLEPSKPPDFNKSNSISQGPLSTKDEPDGASGHNTMQKSNVYKEEQESTSEEVAEKGRTSRFVTCHDDDQACTSEKTNGNSLQSNGFGQTERNGSGEIRVIAPGSGLPVVPDTKDSTESDQGNGENSSRVFGLSRRLLINSFQRKVSFDEKSEHYNSLKQVLLEQSGENGIVGQSFPETTTFKEKDGSVYPIKSLPPSPPLEHMKISFHPIIGLETSKLKLKFPDGNNRRESVNDIFPSFQLVPESSSIPLDGSVSHSDDDDTFCRSSPYISDDCRSPRSDYNSDQWESDETPGSSDHGVHDSPCRKSSIESVSNDDTNVKSGNGTCTANGMEHSLSRPLLDFPSYDNVNPALEKESKKLSKFNNAVTPHGHAEPTAPPPPPPLPPTQWWVSKPQLDMTNETLHCIYEDVELVNDHSLPDSTVFQQPRFTKVEQIQINDDGHESYENIIYNLKNKPDQQKLKGQKETNQLRMGKETDEREDFLYQIRTKAFNLRPTVTGKSNDATGPTXNVKVTAILEKANAIHQVFVNTPLLSIM, encoded by the exons ATGCCTCTGGTGAGGTTGCAGGTGAGGAATGAGTTTAGTTTGGGGCAGCCTGAGTTGTACAGAGAGGCCAGCAGAGAGGACCCTAAAGCTGTTTTGGATGGTGTGGCTGTCGCTGGTCTTGTTGGGATCTTGAGGCAACTCGGTGATCTTGCTGA tttTGCGGCAGAGGTTTTTCATGGTCTGCAGGAGCAAGTATTGACAACAGCTTCCAGGAGTCATAGATTGATGGTTCGTGTTCAAAACATTGAAGCTTCTCTACCTGCCTTGGAGAAGGCTGTTTTGGCACAAACAAGTCATATACATTTAGCTTACACTGCTG GTTGTGAATGGCATCAACGCATAAAACCTGCCCAAAATCATTTCATATACAATGACTTGCCTCATTTTATTATGGATTCATATGAAGAATGTCGTGAACCTCCACGTGTACACTTGCTTGATAA ATTCGATACTGGTGGCCCAGGATCTTGTTTCAGGAGATACTCAGATCCaaccttttttaaaagaatatctGCTGATTCAGATGAATCTTACATTGAGAAGACTGAGAAAGCAAGGAAATCTCATAAAAGCAAG AAGAAAAGGTCAGGAAGGAATGGAGAAATTTTAAGGGGTGAACAGAGACATAGCACTAGTGGCAG AATGCAATCTGTTTCTTCTGCTATCAATGGCCGGACTTCTTCCTCACAAACAGCCTCCACTATAGATATGAGAACGAAGTCAGATCTAGAACATTATTCAAATTCTTTTGATTCAAAGTCTGGTGCTGGCTACATTGAATGTGTTTTCCATCCAAGTGATTCTGTGCGTTCTGATGTGCCAGATTATAAAGAACCATCCTCTAGTAGGTTGACACAGAAAACTGATACTCTTCCATCAGTATCTTCTCATATAGAGGATAGGATTTCACATGATTTATTGGAAAAACGAGTTGCCTCTACTACATCTGGTGTTACTTGGGATGAAAAGGAAGAGATAGTAGAATCTAAAAGTCAAGCCAGTGATATAGATAAAACTCCAGAAGAGAGGCATGTGGAAAAACATGACTCAGATATGATTGTGAACGAGGATGTTACCATGACAAATATTGACCACAATCATATCCTATTTAATGAAGAAAGCAACCCGAAACTAGTCTCCAACAGGGTTCAAACTGGTGATATTGACAGTGAACCTGATAATTACGAGGATGCTCTCAACACTATTGAATCAGAATCTGAAAATGATATTGATTATATAACAAAACGAGAGGTTCAACAATTCACTTCAAATGGCACTCATGGAAACACTGAATCTCCTCCTAATTTACTGCACAATAATGTTTCTGATGTCATTTCCCAGACTGAATATACTGTTCCCACAAATGATGAAACAGTCAAGGATTTTGCAGAATCACTGAAAGAGAATCATGTTCTTGATCTTGTATCAAAGCCAAATGCATCTAATCTGGTATCTGTAAGCCCATCAGATTTCCTTGATAGTGAAAACTTAACAAGAGACGCTGCATCTGTCAACAAAGAAGCTTTCAGGGATTTGCCCGAGTCACTGCAAGATACTCTTCTTACATCAGAGCCACATGCATCTAATTCAGCACCTGTTAGTCCATCAGATGTTTCCTATGGTGAAGAAATGACCAGAGATCCAGTTTCCTTCAACATAGAAATGTTTGGGAACTTGTCTGATTCATTGCAAGAAATCCTTCCTCTCACATCAGAATCAAACGCATCTGATTTGGGACTGGAGAGTCCATCAGATGTCCTTTATAGTGAAGAAATTACTGGAGACATTGTTTGCTTCAACAAAGAAACGTTCAGGAATTCCCCTGAATTGCAAGAAATTACCCCTCTCACGTCTGAGCCACATTCATCTAATTTGGGATCTGGGAATCCATCAGATTTTACTTGCAATGAAGAAACGACCAGAGACACAGTTTCTGTAAACAAAGAAATGTTCAGTAATTTACCTGATTCCGTGGAAGAAGTTCCTCTTTGCACATCAGGCCCACATGCACCTAATTTGTCATCTGTTACTCCATCAGACGTTTCTGTTAGCAAAGAAATAGCCAATACTATAACTGAATCACATCCTTCTAAGACTCCTACCCGTGAACAGGTTCCTCACACAGATGGAAATTCTGTTTTAGATCACTCAGTATGCACCGATAACTATATTGGTCCGACTTCTGTTAATGATGCTGTGTCAGCTCCAATTGAAACCAATGTATCATTTTTTGGTTCTAATAGCACTACTTTGCCAGATGAGGAAGCAGGTAAGATCAACTCCAATAAATATGAAGAGACACGTAAAGAGTCTTTGGCTGATCACTCAGTTAGATTCTGGACCAATGGTGGATTATTAGGACTTGAGCCATCAAAACCTCCTGATTTTAACAAGTCAAATTCTATTAGTCAAGGGCCTTTGAGCACAAAAGATGAACCAGACGGTGCTTCAGGTCACAATACAATGCAAAAGAGCAATGTTTATAAAGAGGAACAGGAATCAACGTCAGAAGAGGTTGCAGAAAAGGGGCGAACTTCTAGATTCGTAACATGCCATGATGATGACCAAGCTTGTACCTCTGAAAAAACAAATGGCAATTCTCTGCAGAGCAATGGGTTTGGTCAGACCGAAAGGAACGGATCAGGGGAAATCAGAGTAATTGCTCCTGGAAGTGGTCTTCCAGTGGTCCCTGATACAAAGGATAGCACTGAATCCGACCAAGGAAATGGTGAAAACTCATCACGAGTGTTTGGACTCAGTCGTAGATTGCTAATAAATAGTTTTCAACGGAAAGTTTCATTTGATGAAAAATCTGAACATTATAATTCTCTGAAACAAGTTCTATTGGAACAAAGTGGAGAAAATGGTATTGTGGGACAGTCATTTCCTGAGACAACCACTTtcaaagagaaagatggttctGTATATCCTATAAAGTCACTTCCCCCTTCACCTCCACTTGAACATATGAAAATATCTTTCCATCCCATCATTGGACTAGAGACCTCCAAACTAAAACTTAAATTTCCTGATGGCAATAATCGTCGTGAAAGCGTAAACGATATATTTCCTTCTTTCCAGTTGGTCCCTGAATCTTCTTCCATTCCTCTGGATGGCTCAGTTTCTCACTCTGACGATGATGACACTTTCTGTAGATCATCTCCGTATATATCCGATGATTGTCGAAGCCCTCGATCTGACTATAACTCTGATCAATGGGAATCTGATGAAACTCCTGGAAGCAGTGACCATGGGGTACATGATTCTCCTTGCAGAAAGTCATCAATTGAGTCTGTGTCCAATGATGATACCAATGTTAAAAGTGGAAACGGTACTTGTACGGCTAATGGCATGGAGCATTCTTTATCCAGGCCTTTACTTGATTTTCCAAGTTATGATAATGTTAATCCTGCACTtgagaaagaaagtaaaaagcTTTCCAAATTCAACAATGCTGTTACGCCACATGGGCATGCAGAGCCTACGGCACCTCCACCGCCACCTCCACTTCCTCCAACGCAATGGTGGGTCTCAAAACCACAGTTGGATATGACGAATGAGACATTGCATTGTATATATGAAGATGTTGAACTTGTTAATGATCACAGTCTTCCAGATTCTACTGTCTTCCAGCAACCTAGGTTCACCAAGGTTGAGCAAATACAAATTAATGACGATGGTCATGAGTCTTATGAGAACATTATATATAACTTGAAGAACAAG CCGGATCAGCAGAAGTTGAAGGGTCAGAAAGAAACAAACCAGTTGAGGATGGGAAAGGAGACTGATGAACGAGAAGATTTCCTATATCAAATCAGGACAAAA GCCTTCAACCTGAGGCCCACAGTAACAGGAAAGTCAAATGATGCAACTGGTCCCACTNCCAACGTCAAAGTTACAGCAATTTTAGAGAAGGCAAATGCAATTCATCAGGTATTTGTCAATACACCCTTGTTATCTATTATGTAA
- the LOC106779808 gene encoding protein SCAR1 isoform X2 — MPLVRLQVRNEFSLGQPELYREASREDPKAVLDGVAVAGLVGILRQLGDLADFAAEVFHGLQEQVLTTASRSHRLMVRVQNIEASLPALEKAVLAQTSHIHLAYTAGCEWHQRIKPAQNHFIYNDLPHFIMDSYEECREPPRVHLLDKFDTGGPGSCFRRYSDPTFFKRISADSDESYIEKTEKARKSHKSKKRSGRNGEILRGEQRHSTSGRMQSVSSAINGRTSSSQTASTIDMRTKSDLEHYSNSFDSKSGAGYIECVFHPSDSVRSDVPDYKEPSSSRLTQKTDTLPSVSSHIEDRISHDLLEKRVASTTSGVTWDEKEEIVESKSQASDIDKTPEERHVEKHDSDMIVNEDVTMTNIDHNHILFNEESNPKLVSNRVQTGDIDSEPDNYEDALNTIESESENDIDYITKREVQQFTSNGTHGNTESPPNLLHNNVSDVISQTEYTVPTNDETVKDFAESLKENHVLDLVSKPNASNLVSVSPSDFLDSENLTRDAASVNKEAFRDLPESLQDTLLTSEPHASNSAPVSPSDVSYGEEMTRDPVSFNIEMFGNLSDSLQEILPLTSESNASDLGLESPSDVLYSEEITGDIVCFNKETFRNSPELQEITPLTSEPHSSNLGSGNPSDFTCNEETTRDTVSVNKEMFSNLPDSVEEVPLCTSGPHAPNLSSVTPSDVSVSKEIANTITESHPSKTPTREQVPHTDGNSVLDHSVCTDNYIGPTSVNDAVSAPIETNVSFFGSNSTTLPDEEAGKINSNKYEETRKESLADHSVRFWTNGGLLGLEPSKPPDFNKSNSISQGPLSTKDEPDGASGHNTMQKSNVYKEEQESTSEEVAEKGRTSRFVTCHDDDQACTSEKTNGNSLQSNGFGQTERNGSGEIRVIAPGSGLPVVPDTKDSTESDQGNGENSSRVFGLSRRLLINSFQRKVSFDEKSEHYNSLKQVLLEQSGENGIVGQSFPETTTFKEKDGSVYPIKSLPPSPPLEHMKISFHPIIGLETSKLKLKFPDGNNRRESVNDIFPSFQLVPESSSIPLDGSVSHSDDDDTFCRSSPYISDDCRSPRSDYNSDQWESDETPGSSDHGVHDSPCRKSSIESVSNDDTNVKSGNGTCTANGMEHSLSRPLLDFPSYDNVNPALEKESKKLSKFNNAVTPHGHAEPTAPPPPPPLPPTQWWVSKPQLDMTNETLHCIYEDVELVNDHSLPDSTVFQQPRFTKVEQIQINDDGHESYENIIYNLKNKHFLQPDQQKLKGQKETNQLRMGKETDEREDFLYQIRTKAFNLRPTVTGKSNDATGPTXNVKVTAILEKANAIHQVFVNTPLLSIM; from the exons ATGCCTCTGGTGAGGTTGCAGGTGAGGAATGAGTTTAGTTTGGGGCAGCCTGAGTTGTACAGAGAGGCCAGCAGAGAGGACCCTAAAGCTGTTTTGGATGGTGTGGCTGTCGCTGGTCTTGTTGGGATCTTGAGGCAACTCGGTGATCTTGCTGA tttTGCGGCAGAGGTTTTTCATGGTCTGCAGGAGCAAGTATTGACAACAGCTTCCAGGAGTCATAGATTGATGGTTCGTGTTCAAAACATTGAAGCTTCTCTACCTGCCTTGGAGAAGGCTGTTTTGGCACAAACAAGTCATATACATTTAGCTTACACTGCTG GTTGTGAATGGCATCAACGCATAAAACCTGCCCAAAATCATTTCATATACAATGACTTGCCTCATTTTATTATGGATTCATATGAAGAATGTCGTGAACCTCCACGTGTACACTTGCTTGATAA ATTCGATACTGGTGGCCCAGGATCTTGTTTCAGGAGATACTCAGATCCaaccttttttaaaagaatatctGCTGATTCAGATGAATCTTACATTGAGAAGACTGAGAAAGCAAGGAAATCTCATAAAAGCAAG AAAAGGTCAGGAAGGAATGGAGAAATTTTAAGGGGTGAACAGAGACATAGCACTAGTGGCAG AATGCAATCTGTTTCTTCTGCTATCAATGGCCGGACTTCTTCCTCACAAACAGCCTCCACTATAGATATGAGAACGAAGTCAGATCTAGAACATTATTCAAATTCTTTTGATTCAAAGTCTGGTGCTGGCTACATTGAATGTGTTTTCCATCCAAGTGATTCTGTGCGTTCTGATGTGCCAGATTATAAAGAACCATCCTCTAGTAGGTTGACACAGAAAACTGATACTCTTCCATCAGTATCTTCTCATATAGAGGATAGGATTTCACATGATTTATTGGAAAAACGAGTTGCCTCTACTACATCTGGTGTTACTTGGGATGAAAAGGAAGAGATAGTAGAATCTAAAAGTCAAGCCAGTGATATAGATAAAACTCCAGAAGAGAGGCATGTGGAAAAACATGACTCAGATATGATTGTGAACGAGGATGTTACCATGACAAATATTGACCACAATCATATCCTATTTAATGAAGAAAGCAACCCGAAACTAGTCTCCAACAGGGTTCAAACTGGTGATATTGACAGTGAACCTGATAATTACGAGGATGCTCTCAACACTATTGAATCAGAATCTGAAAATGATATTGATTATATAACAAAACGAGAGGTTCAACAATTCACTTCAAATGGCACTCATGGAAACACTGAATCTCCTCCTAATTTACTGCACAATAATGTTTCTGATGTCATTTCCCAGACTGAATATACTGTTCCCACAAATGATGAAACAGTCAAGGATTTTGCAGAATCACTGAAAGAGAATCATGTTCTTGATCTTGTATCAAAGCCAAATGCATCTAATCTGGTATCTGTAAGCCCATCAGATTTCCTTGATAGTGAAAACTTAACAAGAGACGCTGCATCTGTCAACAAAGAAGCTTTCAGGGATTTGCCCGAGTCACTGCAAGATACTCTTCTTACATCAGAGCCACATGCATCTAATTCAGCACCTGTTAGTCCATCAGATGTTTCCTATGGTGAAGAAATGACCAGAGATCCAGTTTCCTTCAACATAGAAATGTTTGGGAACTTGTCTGATTCATTGCAAGAAATCCTTCCTCTCACATCAGAATCAAACGCATCTGATTTGGGACTGGAGAGTCCATCAGATGTCCTTTATAGTGAAGAAATTACTGGAGACATTGTTTGCTTCAACAAAGAAACGTTCAGGAATTCCCCTGAATTGCAAGAAATTACCCCTCTCACGTCTGAGCCACATTCATCTAATTTGGGATCTGGGAATCCATCAGATTTTACTTGCAATGAAGAAACGACCAGAGACACAGTTTCTGTAAACAAAGAAATGTTCAGTAATTTACCTGATTCCGTGGAAGAAGTTCCTCTTTGCACATCAGGCCCACATGCACCTAATTTGTCATCTGTTACTCCATCAGACGTTTCTGTTAGCAAAGAAATAGCCAATACTATAACTGAATCACATCCTTCTAAGACTCCTACCCGTGAACAGGTTCCTCACACAGATGGAAATTCTGTTTTAGATCACTCAGTATGCACCGATAACTATATTGGTCCGACTTCTGTTAATGATGCTGTGTCAGCTCCAATTGAAACCAATGTATCATTTTTTGGTTCTAATAGCACTACTTTGCCAGATGAGGAAGCAGGTAAGATCAACTCCAATAAATATGAAGAGACACGTAAAGAGTCTTTGGCTGATCACTCAGTTAGATTCTGGACCAATGGTGGATTATTAGGACTTGAGCCATCAAAACCTCCTGATTTTAACAAGTCAAATTCTATTAGTCAAGGGCCTTTGAGCACAAAAGATGAACCAGACGGTGCTTCAGGTCACAATACAATGCAAAAGAGCAATGTTTATAAAGAGGAACAGGAATCAACGTCAGAAGAGGTTGCAGAAAAGGGGCGAACTTCTAGATTCGTAACATGCCATGATGATGACCAAGCTTGTACCTCTGAAAAAACAAATGGCAATTCTCTGCAGAGCAATGGGTTTGGTCAGACCGAAAGGAACGGATCAGGGGAAATCAGAGTAATTGCTCCTGGAAGTGGTCTTCCAGTGGTCCCTGATACAAAGGATAGCACTGAATCCGACCAAGGAAATGGTGAAAACTCATCACGAGTGTTTGGACTCAGTCGTAGATTGCTAATAAATAGTTTTCAACGGAAAGTTTCATTTGATGAAAAATCTGAACATTATAATTCTCTGAAACAAGTTCTATTGGAACAAAGTGGAGAAAATGGTATTGTGGGACAGTCATTTCCTGAGACAACCACTTtcaaagagaaagatggttctGTATATCCTATAAAGTCACTTCCCCCTTCACCTCCACTTGAACATATGAAAATATCTTTCCATCCCATCATTGGACTAGAGACCTCCAAACTAAAACTTAAATTTCCTGATGGCAATAATCGTCGTGAAAGCGTAAACGATATATTTCCTTCTTTCCAGTTGGTCCCTGAATCTTCTTCCATTCCTCTGGATGGCTCAGTTTCTCACTCTGACGATGATGACACTTTCTGTAGATCATCTCCGTATATATCCGATGATTGTCGAAGCCCTCGATCTGACTATAACTCTGATCAATGGGAATCTGATGAAACTCCTGGAAGCAGTGACCATGGGGTACATGATTCTCCTTGCAGAAAGTCATCAATTGAGTCTGTGTCCAATGATGATACCAATGTTAAAAGTGGAAACGGTACTTGTACGGCTAATGGCATGGAGCATTCTTTATCCAGGCCTTTACTTGATTTTCCAAGTTATGATAATGTTAATCCTGCACTtgagaaagaaagtaaaaagcTTTCCAAATTCAACAATGCTGTTACGCCACATGGGCATGCAGAGCCTACGGCACCTCCACCGCCACCTCCACTTCCTCCAACGCAATGGTGGGTCTCAAAACCACAGTTGGATATGACGAATGAGACATTGCATTGTATATATGAAGATGTTGAACTTGTTAATGATCACAGTCTTCCAGATTCTACTGTCTTCCAGCAACCTAGGTTCACCAAGGTTGAGCAAATACAAATTAATGACGATGGTCATGAGTCTTATGAGAACATTATATATAACTTGAAGAACAAG CATTTCCTGCAGCCGGATCAGCAGAAGTTGAAGGGTCAGAAAGAAACAAACCAGTTGAGGATGGGAAAGGAGACTGATGAACGAGAAGATTTCCTATATCAAATCAGGACAAAA GCCTTCAACCTGAGGCCCACAGTAACAGGAAAGTCAAATGATGCAACTGGTCCCACTNCCAACGTCAAAGTTACAGCAATTTTAGAGAAGGCAAATGCAATTCATCAGGTATTTGTCAATACACCCTTGTTATCTATTATGTAA